Proteins encoded within one genomic window of Oryza glaberrima chromosome 12, OglaRS2, whole genome shotgun sequence:
- the LOC127756891 gene encoding uncharacterized protein LOC127756891 gives MPRWPVPRTTAPTSCARGARVSWSGSTPPPAAATATEPEDELLSLLQSLADMDIPYKALQETDIGRHVNGLRKHPSGEVRLLAISSSSSSSASPWTGSSAAATAASWRESGSGSATGSTTVVAVAGSTGISATSCFSLPWNPSPRW, from the exons ATGCCGCGCTGGCCTGTGCCGCGCACGACCGCCCCGACGAGctgcgcgcgcggcgcgagggtATCGTGGAGCGGctctacgccgccgccggcggcggctacagcaactgag CCGGAGGACGAGCTGCTGAGCTTGCTGCAGAGCCTGGCAGACATGGACATCCCGTACAAGGCGCTCCAG GAGACGGACATCGGACGGCATGTGAACGGTCTGCGCAAACATCCCTCCGGTGAAGTCCGGCTACTCGCCATctcatcctcgtcttcctcatcgGCCTCGCCATGGACCGGCTCCtcggcggccgcgacggcggcaTCGTGGCGCGAGTCCGGATCTGGCTCTGCGACGGGAAGCACCACGGTAGTCGCCGTTGCCGGCTCGACGGGCATCTCGGCCACCAGCTGCTTCTCGTTGCCATGGAATCCCTCCCCACGGTGGTAG